CCGCCGCAAATTGTCTGGCAGCAGACGCACCAACACCGGCAGAAGCGCCGGTGATGATGACGACCTTGTCCTGGAAGCTACCCGCCATGCGGATAGTGTAGTCGAAGTCAGGTTATTTTCTGCAGGCTGTAGCCACGGCGGTAGACAGAAATCAGGCGCCAGCCGCTGCCGCCGTCGAGCTGCAGCTTCTTGCGCAGCCGGCTGATATGCGTATCTACCGTGCGACTAAGCAACAGCCGGTCATTACCCCAGATCGACTCGAGGATGTGATTGCGTGAAACCAGCTGATCGCGGCGCTGGAAAAGAAACAGCGCCATTTCATATTCGCGGGCGGTCAGCCTGACCGGGTCGCCATTGACGCTGATGGTGCGGCTAATCGTATCGATCTCGAACGGGTCGATATCCAGCAGATTGCGCTGCTCAGCGCGCCGCCCCAGCGCACGAATCCGGGCGAGAAACTCGCGGTGACGTAACGGCTTGCGCACATAATCGTCTGCGCCCTTGGTCAACGCATCTACTGCGTCGTTCTCGGTATCCTTGACGGTAACCACCATTACTGACGGTCCGCCCTGCGTTATCGCGCGATACCGATCGATCAGCTCGAGTCCGTCCAGGTCGGGCAGCATCCAGTCGAGGATGAGCAGATCGTAGCTTTCCTTGGCAACCGACTTCAGGAATCCGTTTGCATCGGCATAGGTACGCGCAGGAAAACCTGCCTCCCCGAGCCATGACTCGATCAGATGAGCCTGCTGCGGATCATCCTCTACTAAAGCAATTCTCATGTTTGTAGCCACTTTTTCGACCAACCTGTTTTATTTATTTATGCCTGGTACGTATCGTTCACGTACTCGCGATCAGTGGGACTTGTTTGCCCAGAACTGATTATCAATACCCGGGCTGCGCAGTACAGCAAACGTAATTCTTGTTTGCAGATTTTGACCGGACTGCACAAGTGCAAAATTTAACTACATGACACAATCGTCATGACAGTGGTCGCCAGGGCCTTACAGGCGTGTCTTTACTGGATTCGGGCAGTGAACAGCAGCGCCAGGACACGATCTGCCGGAATATCGAGCTGACCATTACTGCTGTTGGCATTGTCACCCAGGTCGATCGTGGAAGATGCCGTGTTGTAGCTTCCATTATCAGCGTCAATGGGTGCCGTGACCGCATCACCGTCGCCGAGCGCAGTGCCGCTGCTGTTGACCTGGGCAAAAATCGCGCCTTCATTGCAGGCGCCGCCCGGGCAAACGACGCTCGATACCAATGATGTATCGACCTTCATTGACCCGGGCTCATAGATAAACAGAGGGTCGAGCGCGTCTTGCAGCGCTGTGTCACTCATCGCACCAGCGGGGTTATCGACGTACAGCAGGAACCTGAACGGCAGGCCTACGGGCAACATACTCAGGTCAGCAATTGGTGATCCGTCGAGCTGAAATGCGCGCTTGATGATCAGGCGCTGTTCAAACACTACAGCGTTGGCGGCGAACTCAGATGTGTTACTGGCCGCGTCCGTCGCGGTCGCAGTAATCTGATCACTATCCGTAATGCCAGTGACCGCAATCGTACCGGAGAAGTTTCCAGATCCGTCAGTCGTCAGGAAATCCAGGTAGCGCTCCCCCTCGCCAAAGTTGTCAGTTGCATCCGTATCGGACGCGAAAAACTCGACCCGGGCGCCGGCAAAAAGAGGCTGCCCCGGCGCATTGCCAACGTAACCCGCCAGTGTGAGATTGGACCCTGCCAGGATCGCCGATGTGACCACTGGCGTGTCGATGTCGAAGTTTGGCAAACCGGCATTCTTGGTGCCGTTGTTCGGTGTAGGCCCATCACCATTGTTGGAGGCGACGGCGGACAGATCGATCCCGGACAACGTGTTGTCATGGATGCTGTTGGCAGTAATGATCGTCCCGGTCGGCGTGCCACCACTGGCGTACAGCAGGATGCCGTGCTTGCCATTATGGGCAATCGTGTTGGCCTCACCCGCGCCGGTACCACCTATGGTGTTGCTGCTGCTGGCAGCAATGCGGATTCCGTTCAGCGTATTCGGGATCGGCGTGCCGGCGCTGTTCACGCCAATGTAGTTTCCCCGCACGATGTTGCCTGTCGATCCGGCGTCGAGCAGGGACAACCCGTTACCGGCATTGCCCGCGATGAGATTTGCACTAATCGTGTTGTTCGGGTGACTGCGAATTGATATGCCGTTGGCACCGTTGGCCGAGGGCGCCGTACCGGTGGAGTTGGTGCCGATATAGTTGCCATCAAAAATATTGCCGCCGCCACCGGCAGCAGAATAAACACCGTTTGAGCCACAGCGGTTGATGACCCAGCCGCGCAACGTACTGTTGCCACCATTCAGGGTAAAGCCATCGCCGGCA
This window of the Gammaproteobacteria bacterium genome carries:
- a CDS encoding response regulator transcription factor, whose protein sequence is MRIALVEDDPQQAHLIESWLGEAGFPARTYADANGFLKSVAKESYDLLILDWMLPDLDGLELIDRYRAITQGGPSVMVVTVKDTENDAVDALTKGADDYVRKPLRHREFLARIRALGRRAEQRNLLDIDPFEIDTISRTISVNGDPVRLTAREYEMALFLFQRRDQLVSRNHILESIWGNDRLLLSRTVDTHISRLRKKLQLDGGSGWRLISVYRRGYSLQKIT